Proteins co-encoded in one Corvus moneduloides isolate bCorMon1 chromosome 7, bCorMon1.pri, whole genome shotgun sequence genomic window:
- the SLC4A3 gene encoding anion exchange protein 3 isoform X3 codes for MPRFADLLQDKGPASLHSPPGPRERLSRGWEKRKAWGQVASGQRVTYDLKERMCIGSMTTLESAAYQRVPTDEAEAQMLASADLDGMKSHRFEDNPGVRRHLMKKPSRSQITRTSKKLASTPSVKKKKKKKKLDRKPHEVFVELNELVVDKNQEMHWRETARWIKFEEDVEEDTARWGKPHVASLSFRSLLELRKTIAHGAVLLDLEQTTLPGIAHLMVETMIISDQIRAEDRANVLRALLLKHSHPNDEKEGFFPRNHSSSSMNSIVGNHHHNHTTDTCVPLMGEERIEMADPKANETECKEKNPHLHNSEGHRKYLKLMEKIPEDAEATVVLVGCVQFLEQPTMAFVRLNEAVFLESVLEVPIPVRFIFVLLGPSQANMDYHEIGRSISTLMSDKHFHEAAYMADDRQDLLNAINEFLDCSIVIPPSEVEGKDLLKSIATFQKLLLKKRKEREQKSMKEGTAQEAKELCEVKAEEEEEEAEDDPLKRTGIFFGGLVRDIKRRYPKYLSDIRDALHSQCLAAVLFIYFAALSPAITFGGLLGEKTEGLMGVSELIISTSVLGILFSLLGAQPLLVIGFSGPLLVFEEAFYKFCQTQGIEYLTGRVWIGLWLIVFIFIIVAAEGSFLVRYISPFTQEIFAFLISLIFIYETFYKLYKVFAEHPLLKFYPPDVQSSLNASMLSTDAMSLGTRMQPNTALLSLILMLGTFFIAFFMRKFKNSRFLGGKARRIIGDFGIPISILVMVLVDYTITDTYTQKLNVPSGLSVTSPHKRGWFIHPMGSSGTFPLWMMFASAIPALLVFILIFMETQITTLIVSKKERKLLKGSGFHLDLLLIGTMGGLCALFGLPWLTAATVRSVTHVNALTVMSKAIAPGEKPRIEEVKEQRVTGVLIAALVGLSIVMGNMLRQIPLAVLFGIFLYMGVTSLTGIQLYERLLLIFMPSKHHPDHIYVVKVKTWRMNLFTCIQLACIVLLWVVKSTVASLAFPFVLIMTVPLRRFVLPHFFHDRELKALDSEDAEPNFDEDGRDEYNELHMPV; via the exons GCCACCGCTTTGAAGATAACCCAGGTGTGAGGAGGCATCTGATGAAAAAACCATCTCGGAGTCAGATCACCAGGACAAGCAAAAAATTAGCATCAACTCCCTCtgtcaagaaaaagaagaagaagaagaagttgGATAGAAAGCCCCACGAG GTGTTTGTGGAGCTGAATGAGCTGGTGGTGGATAAGAACCAGGAGATGCACTGGAGAGAGACAGCCCGCTGGATCAAGTTTGAGGAGGATGTGGAGGAGGATACAGCAAGGTGGGGGAAACCTCACGTGGCTTCACTGTCCTTCCGCAGTCTGCTGGAGCTCAGGAAGACTATTGCCCACG GTGCCGTCCTCCTTGACTTGGAGCAGACCACTCTGCCTGGCATTGCTCACCTCATGGTGGAGACCATGATCATCTCTGACCAGATCAGAGCAGAAGATCGAGCCAACGTGCTGCGTGCCCTGCTGCTGAAGCACAG CCATCCCAATGATGAGAAAGAGGGCTTCTTCCCGAGGAaccactccagctccagcatgaACTCCATCGTGGGAAACCACCATCACAACCACACCACAGACACTTGCGTGCCCCTCATGGGGGAAGAACGCATTGAGATGGCCGACCCCAAGGCCAACGAGACCGAGTGCAAGGAG aaaaACCCACATCTCCATAACTCTGAGGGCCATCGTAAATACTTGAAGCTGATGGAGAAGATCCCTGAAGATGCAGAGGCCACAGTGGTCCTTGTGG GTTGTGTGCAGTTTCTGGAGCAGCCAACCATGGCCTTCGTCCGACTAAATGAGGCTGTCTTCCTGGAATCTGTCTTGGAGGTCCCAATTCCTGTCAGATTCatctttgtgctgctgggacCTAGCCAGGCCAACATGGACTACCACGAAATTGGCCGCTCAATCTCCACCCTCATGTCCGACAAG CACTTCCACGAGGCTGCATACATGGCAGATGATCGTCAAGACCTCCTCAATGCAATCAACGAGTTCTTGGACTGCAGCATTGTCATCCCCCCATCAGAGGTGGAGGGGAAAGACTTGCTCAAATCCATTGCCACCTTCCAGAAGTTGCtgctgaagaagaggaaggaaagggagcagAAGTCCATGAAGGAGGGGACTGCTCAGGAAGCCAAAG AGCTGTGTGAAGTGAaagctgaggaagaagaggaggaagctgAGGACGACCCTTTGAAGCGAACCGGGATATTTTTTGGAGGTCTGGTTCGGGACATAAAGCGCAGGTACCCCAAATACCTCAGTGACATCAGAGACGCCTTGCACAGCCAGTGTCTCGCAGCCGTTCTCTTCATCTACTTTGCTGCTCTCTCTCCTGCCATCACCTTCGGGGGACTCCTAG GAGAGAAAACTGAGGGTCTCATGGGGGTCTCCGAGCTGATAATCTCCACCTCAGTTTTAGGGatcctcttctccctgcttgGAGCCCAGCCACTCCTGGTCATTGGCTTCTCAGGGCCTCTGCTGGTGTTTGAAGAAGCTTTTTACAAG TTCTGCCAGACTCAAGGCATTGAGTATCTGACAGGCAGAGTGTGGATTGGTTTGTGGCTCATCGTCTTCATCTTCATTATTGTGGCAGCTGAAGGAAGCTTCTTGGTGCGCTACATCTCGCCCTTCACCCAGGAGATCTTTGCTTTCCTCATCTCCCTCATCTTTATCTATGAGACCTTCTACAAACTGTACAAG GTGTTTGCAGAGCATCCTTTGCTGAAGTTCTACCCACCAGACGTGCAGAGCAGCCTGAATGCCAGCATGCTCTCTACAGATGCAATGTCACTGGGAACCAGGATGCAGCCCaacactgctctgctctccctcatCCTCATGCTAGGCACTTTCTTCATTGCCTTCTTTATGCGCAAGTTCAAGAACAGCCGCTTCCTAGGAGGAAAG GCACGGCGGATCATCGGAGACTTCGGgatccccatctccatcctggTTATGGTGCTGGTGGATTACACCATCACTGACACCTACACACAG AAGCTGAATGTCCCCTCTGGCCTGTCGGTCACATCCCCTCACAAGCGTGGCTGGTTCATCCACCCCATGGGCAGTAGTGGGACCTTTCCGCTGTGGATGATGTTTGCCTctgccatccctgccctcctggtCTTCATTCTTATCTTCATGGAAACACAGATCACTAC GCTGATTGTTAGCAAGAAGGAGAGGAAGTTGCTGAAAGGCTCTGGCTTCCACCTGGACCTTCTGCTCATTGGCACAATGGGGGGGCTTTGTGCTCTCTTTGGGCTGCCCTGGCTGACGGCAGCGACAGTGCGCTCCGTCACCCACGTCAACGCCCTGACCGTCATGAGCAAGGCCATCGCACCCGGGGAGAAGCCCAGGATCGAGGAGGTGAAGGAGCAGCGTGTGACCGGAGTGCTTATTGCTGCCCTTGTCG GTCTGTCCATTGTGATGGGGAACATGCTGCGGCAGATCCCGCTGGCTGTGCTCTTCGGCATCTTCCTCTACATGGGGGTTACATCGCTCACTGGCATCCAGCTCTACGAGCGCCTGCTCCTGATCTTCATGCCGTCCAAGCACCACCCTGACCACATCTACGTTGTCAAG GTGAAGACCTGGAGAATGAATCTCTTCACCTGCATTCAACTGGCCTGCATTGTGCTGCTCTGGGTGGTGAAATCTACGGTGGCATCACTGGCCTTCCCCTTTGTCCTGATCATGACAGTGCCACTGCGACGCTTCGTGCTGCCCCACTTCTTCCACGACAGGGAGCTCAAAGCG tTGGACTCGGAGGATGCGGAGCCAAATTTCGACGAGGATGGCCGGGATGAATACAATGAGCTGCACATGCCTGtgtga
- the SLC4A3 gene encoding anion exchange protein 3 isoform X2: MTALQEREEPAKESEGGSSPEVVISTCIRNSLGYEDFDEFAFNFEDYDLWEAIRNHLGYLGGEPTCHRFEDNPGVRRHLMKKPSRSQITRTSKKLASTPSVKKKKKKKKLDRKPHEVFVELNELVVDKNQEMHWRETARWIKFEEDVEEDTARWGKPHVASLSFRSLLELRKTIAHGAVLLDLEQTTLPGIAHLMVETMIISDQIRAEDRANVLRALLLKHSHPNDEKEGFFPRNHSSSSMNSIVGNHHHNHTTDTCVPLMGEERIEMADPKANETECKEKNPHLHNSEGHRKYLKLMEKIPEDAEATVVLVGCVQFLEQPTMAFVRLNEAVFLESVLEVPIPVRFIFVLLGPSQANMDYHEIGRSISTLMSDKHFHEAAYMADDRQDLLNAINEFLDCSIVIPPSEVEGKDLLKSIATFQKLLLKKRKEREQKSMKEGTAQEAKELCEVKAEEEEEEAEDDPLKRTGIFFGGLVRDIKRRYPKYLSDIRDALHSQCLAAVLFIYFAALSPAITFGGLLGEKTEGLMGVSELIISTSVLGILFSLLGAQPLLVIGFSGPLLVFEEAFYKFCQTQGIEYLTGRVWIGLWLIVFIFIIVAAEGSFLVRYISPFTQEIFAFLISLIFIYETFYKLYKVFAEHPLLKFYPPDVQSSLNASMLSTDAMSLGTRMQPNTALLSLILMLGTFFIAFFMRKFKNSRFLGGKARRIIGDFGIPISILVMVLVDYTITDTYTQKLNVPSGLSVTSPHKRGWFIHPMGSSGTFPLWMMFASAIPALLVFILIFMETQITTLIVSKKERKLLKGSGFHLDLLLIGTMGGLCALFGLPWLTAATVRSVTHVNALTVMSKAIAPGEKPRIEEVKEQRVTGVLIAALVGLSIVMGNMLRQIPLAVLFGIFLYMGVTSLTGIQLYERLLLIFMPSKHHPDHIYVVKVKTWRMNLFTCIQLACIVLLWVVKSTVASLAFPFVLIMTVPLRRFVLPHFFHDRELKALDSEDAEPNFDEDGRDEYNELHMPV, encoded by the exons ATGACAGCCCTTCAAGAGAGAGAGGAGCCAGCGAAGGAATCAGAAGGGGGCAGCAGCCCGGAGGTAGTGATAAGCACCTGTATTCGCAACTCACTCGGCTATGAAGATTTTGATGAATTTGCCTTCAATTTTGAAGACTATGATTTATGGGAGGCCATCAGAAACCATCTGGGCTACCTGGGCGGGGAGCCCACCT GCCACCGCTTTGAAGATAACCCAGGTGTGAGGAGGCATCTGATGAAAAAACCATCTCGGAGTCAGATCACCAGGACAAGCAAAAAATTAGCATCAACTCCCTCtgtcaagaaaaagaagaagaagaagaagttgGATAGAAAGCCCCACGAG GTGTTTGTGGAGCTGAATGAGCTGGTGGTGGATAAGAACCAGGAGATGCACTGGAGAGAGACAGCCCGCTGGATCAAGTTTGAGGAGGATGTGGAGGAGGATACAGCAAGGTGGGGGAAACCTCACGTGGCTTCACTGTCCTTCCGCAGTCTGCTGGAGCTCAGGAAGACTATTGCCCACG GTGCCGTCCTCCTTGACTTGGAGCAGACCACTCTGCCTGGCATTGCTCACCTCATGGTGGAGACCATGATCATCTCTGACCAGATCAGAGCAGAAGATCGAGCCAACGTGCTGCGTGCCCTGCTGCTGAAGCACAG CCATCCCAATGATGAGAAAGAGGGCTTCTTCCCGAGGAaccactccagctccagcatgaACTCCATCGTGGGAAACCACCATCACAACCACACCACAGACACTTGCGTGCCCCTCATGGGGGAAGAACGCATTGAGATGGCCGACCCCAAGGCCAACGAGACCGAGTGCAAGGAG aaaaACCCACATCTCCATAACTCTGAGGGCCATCGTAAATACTTGAAGCTGATGGAGAAGATCCCTGAAGATGCAGAGGCCACAGTGGTCCTTGTGG GTTGTGTGCAGTTTCTGGAGCAGCCAACCATGGCCTTCGTCCGACTAAATGAGGCTGTCTTCCTGGAATCTGTCTTGGAGGTCCCAATTCCTGTCAGATTCatctttgtgctgctgggacCTAGCCAGGCCAACATGGACTACCACGAAATTGGCCGCTCAATCTCCACCCTCATGTCCGACAAG CACTTCCACGAGGCTGCATACATGGCAGATGATCGTCAAGACCTCCTCAATGCAATCAACGAGTTCTTGGACTGCAGCATTGTCATCCCCCCATCAGAGGTGGAGGGGAAAGACTTGCTCAAATCCATTGCCACCTTCCAGAAGTTGCtgctgaagaagaggaaggaaagggagcagAAGTCCATGAAGGAGGGGACTGCTCAGGAAGCCAAAG AGCTGTGTGAAGTGAaagctgaggaagaagaggaggaagctgAGGACGACCCTTTGAAGCGAACCGGGATATTTTTTGGAGGTCTGGTTCGGGACATAAAGCGCAGGTACCCCAAATACCTCAGTGACATCAGAGACGCCTTGCACAGCCAGTGTCTCGCAGCCGTTCTCTTCATCTACTTTGCTGCTCTCTCTCCTGCCATCACCTTCGGGGGACTCCTAG GAGAGAAAACTGAGGGTCTCATGGGGGTCTCCGAGCTGATAATCTCCACCTCAGTTTTAGGGatcctcttctccctgcttgGAGCCCAGCCACTCCTGGTCATTGGCTTCTCAGGGCCTCTGCTGGTGTTTGAAGAAGCTTTTTACAAG TTCTGCCAGACTCAAGGCATTGAGTATCTGACAGGCAGAGTGTGGATTGGTTTGTGGCTCATCGTCTTCATCTTCATTATTGTGGCAGCTGAAGGAAGCTTCTTGGTGCGCTACATCTCGCCCTTCACCCAGGAGATCTTTGCTTTCCTCATCTCCCTCATCTTTATCTATGAGACCTTCTACAAACTGTACAAG GTGTTTGCAGAGCATCCTTTGCTGAAGTTCTACCCACCAGACGTGCAGAGCAGCCTGAATGCCAGCATGCTCTCTACAGATGCAATGTCACTGGGAACCAGGATGCAGCCCaacactgctctgctctccctcatCCTCATGCTAGGCACTTTCTTCATTGCCTTCTTTATGCGCAAGTTCAAGAACAGCCGCTTCCTAGGAGGAAAG GCACGGCGGATCATCGGAGACTTCGGgatccccatctccatcctggTTATGGTGCTGGTGGATTACACCATCACTGACACCTACACACAG AAGCTGAATGTCCCCTCTGGCCTGTCGGTCACATCCCCTCACAAGCGTGGCTGGTTCATCCACCCCATGGGCAGTAGTGGGACCTTTCCGCTGTGGATGATGTTTGCCTctgccatccctgccctcctggtCTTCATTCTTATCTTCATGGAAACACAGATCACTAC GCTGATTGTTAGCAAGAAGGAGAGGAAGTTGCTGAAAGGCTCTGGCTTCCACCTGGACCTTCTGCTCATTGGCACAATGGGGGGGCTTTGTGCTCTCTTTGGGCTGCCCTGGCTGACGGCAGCGACAGTGCGCTCCGTCACCCACGTCAACGCCCTGACCGTCATGAGCAAGGCCATCGCACCCGGGGAGAAGCCCAGGATCGAGGAGGTGAAGGAGCAGCGTGTGACCGGAGTGCTTATTGCTGCCCTTGTCG GTCTGTCCATTGTGATGGGGAACATGCTGCGGCAGATCCCGCTGGCTGTGCTCTTCGGCATCTTCCTCTACATGGGGGTTACATCGCTCACTGGCATCCAGCTCTACGAGCGCCTGCTCCTGATCTTCATGCCGTCCAAGCACCACCCTGACCACATCTACGTTGTCAAG GTGAAGACCTGGAGAATGAATCTCTTCACCTGCATTCAACTGGCCTGCATTGTGCTGCTCTGGGTGGTGAAATCTACGGTGGCATCACTGGCCTTCCCCTTTGTCCTGATCATGACAGTGCCACTGCGACGCTTCGTGCTGCCCCACTTCTTCCACGACAGGGAGCTCAAAGCG tTGGACTCGGAGGATGCGGAGCCAAATTTCGACGAGGATGGCCGGGATGAATACAATGAGCTGCACATGCCTGtgtga